A single window of Nicotiana tomentosiformis chromosome 1, ASM39032v3, whole genome shotgun sequence DNA harbors:
- the LOC104102744 gene encoding putative lipid-binding protein At4g00165, producing the protein MIVGSKAFSVFILLNVIVFFTCVSSHNVPCPPTPKSKPVTPSPTKAPAKCPKDTLKFGVCGDWLGLIHEVIGAKPSSQCCALLEGIADVEAALCLCTAIKVNALGALNLKIPIAISLVLNSCGKKVPKGFKCA; encoded by the coding sequence ATGATAGTAGGTTCTAAGGCATTTTCTGTTTTTATTTTGTTGAATGTAATAGTGTTTTTCACTTGTGTTTCATCTCATAATGTACCATGCCCTCCAACTCCAAAGAGTAAGCCAGTGACTCCATCCCCAACAAAAGCCCCAGCTAAGTGCCCTAAAGATACACTAAAATTTGGTGTGTGTGGAGATTGGCTAGGGCTGATTCATGAGGTAATTGGGGCAAAACCAAGTAGTCAATGTTGTGCTCTTTTGGAAGGGATAGCAGATGTTGAAGCTGCTTTGTGCTTATGCACTGCCATTAAGGTCAATGCTTTGGGGGCCCTTAACCTCAAAATTCCCATTGCCATCAGTTTGGTTCTTAATTCTTGTGGAAAGAAAGTGCCTAAAGGCTTTAAATGTGCTTGA